The Salvia miltiorrhiza cultivar Shanhuang (shh) chromosome 1, IMPLAD_Smil_shh, whole genome shotgun sequence genome has a window encoding:
- the LOC131007993 gene encoding uncharacterized protein LOC131007993: protein MSAMAQLKPAAYEKLMRVGPEKWARSQSPVTRYSFLTSNAVEALNARLLWARRLPICSMLEAIRMVLEQWFNDRLASAEESDDLLTPEATQKISAEISKSRRYTAKRTSERKYRVRVGDRRFMVDLQAKSCECNEFDLDDMPETKEPVEDYVEAYYLRSSLVQTYSGPVNHLPPLEHWKIPFEVATDIVLPNLSRRQAGRPRESRIPSAGERPTQRTTTTDASSSLGKRAPKTCGLCGSPGHTRRACKGTGWEQ, encoded by the exons ATGTCGGCTATGGCTCAATTGAAGCCGGCGGCGTACGAGAAGTTGATGCGCGTAGGCCCTgagaagtgggcacgatcacaaAGTCCGGTGACCCGTTATAGTTTTCTTACATCTAATGCTGTCGAGGCTTTGAATGCCCGTTTGTTGTGGGCCAGACGCCTTCCTATATGCTCCATGCTGGAGGCAATCAGGATGGTTCTGGAGCAGTGGTTCAATGACAGACTTGCGTCTGCGGAAGAGAGCGATGATCTTCTTACTCCAGAGGCAACACAGAAGATAAGTGCGGAGATCTCAAAGAGTCGTCGTTACACTGCGAAGAGGACCTCCGAGAGAAAATACAGGGTTCGTGTTGGTGATCGTCGCTTCATGGTTGACCTTCAAGCGAAGAGCTGTGAATGCAATGAATTCGACCTGGACGACATgcc TGAGACGAAAGAGCCAGTGGAAGATTACGTGGAAGCTTACTACCTGCGGAGTTCACTGGTTCAAACATACTCCGGTCCAGTAAATCACTTGCCTCCCTTAGAGCACTGGAAAATTCCGTTTGAAGTTGCAACTGATATTGTTTTGCCAAACCTTTCTCGGCGACAAGCTGGTcgaccaagagaatctagaattcCTTCAGCTGGTGAGAGGCCGACTCAGAGGACTACTACAACGGATGCATCAAGTAGTCTGGGAAAACGAGCACCCAAAACCTGTGGTCTATGTGGCTCGCCTGGCCACACACG